The following coding sequences lie in one Periophthalmus magnuspinnatus isolate fPerMag1 chromosome 24, fPerMag1.2.pri, whole genome shotgun sequence genomic window:
- the med23 gene encoding mediator of RNA polymerase II transcription subunit 23 isoform X4 — translation MALSMETQLQSIFEDVVKTEMIEEAFAGMFMDTPEDERTKLISCLGAFRQYWGTLPQESHEQCVQWVVRFIHSQHSPKRIAFLYDCLAMAVETSLLTPRMVCVALISSDTLEWERTQLWALTFKLIRKIIGGVDYKGVRDLLKAVLDKIQTIPTTVSSAIVQQLLAAREVVEYILDRNACLLPAYFAITEIRKLYPEGQLSHWLLGSLISDFVDSFRPTARINSICGRCSLLPVVNNSGAICNSWKLDTTTLRFPLRGMLPYDKDLFEPQTGLLRYVLEQPYSREMVCNMLGLNKQHKQRCPVLEEQLVDLVVYAMERSETEEHFDADIGGTSQLLWQHLSSQLIFFVLFQFASFPHMVLSLHQKLAGRGLIKGRDHLMWVLLQFISGSIQKNALADFLPVMKLFDLLYPEKECIPVPDINKPQSTHSFAMTCIWIHLNKKAQSDNSKQQIPIPHSLKLHHEFLQQSLRNKSLGMSDYKIALLCNAYSTNSECFTLPMGVLVETIYGNASMPLTLPGTKCMASGSVTPLPMHLLDSLTVHAKMSLIHSIATRVIKLAQAKSSVALAPALVETYSRLLVYMEIESLGIKGFISQLLPNVFKSHAWGILHTLLEMFSYRMHHIQPHYRVQLLSHLHSLAAVPQTNQNQLHLCVESTALRLITALGSSEVQPQFTRFLNDPKTVLSAESEELNRALILTLARATHVTGSDSIHGTWCKDILKTIMDFTPHNWASHTLSCFPAPLQAFFKQNNVPQESRFNLKKNVEEEYRKWKSMANENDIITHFSMQGSPPLFLCLLWKMLLETDHINQIGFRVLERIGARALVAHVRTFADFLVYEFSTSAGGQQLNKCIEILNDMVWKYNIVTLDRLILCLAMRSHEGNEAQVCYFIIQLLLLKPNDFRNRVSDFVKENAPEHWLQSDWHTKHMSYHKKYPEKLYFEGLAEQVNPPMQLQPQYLPIYFGNVCLRFLPVFDIVIHRFLELLPVSKSLETLLDHLGGLYKFHDRPVTYLYNTLHYYERHLRDRTNLKRKLVHAIMSSLKDNRTPGWCLSETYLKFGMNPREDNVWIPDDTYYCKLIGRLVDTMAGKSPGPFPNCDWRFNEFPNPAAHALHVTCVELMALAVPGKDVGNALLNVVLKSQPSVPRENITAWMNAIGLVITALPEPYWIVLHDRIVSVISSPVLTSETEWAGYPFALLDFTACHQSYSEMNCSYVLALAHAVWHHSSIGQLSLIPKFLSETLKPIVKTEFQLLYVYHLVGPFLQRFQQERTRCMLEIGVAFYEMLQAVDQHCQHLSYMDPICDFLYHIKYMYTGDSVKEQVDQIIMTLRPAMKLRLRFITHSSKVEPSASAPAPAAPVATSSAPPAPSSTPTPTSSAPTQPTPSGLTSTPTTGSPSPASQHTHTAM, via the exons ATGGcactctccatggaaacacagctCCAGAGCATTTTTGAAGATGTTGTG AAAACTGAGATGATAGAAGAAGCTTTTGCTGG TATGTTTATGGACACACCAGAGGATGAGAGGACCAAACTCATCAGTTGTCTTGGTGCCTTTCGACAATACTGGGGAACTTTACCACAG GAATCACATGAACAGTGTGTGCAATGGGTTGTGAGGTTTATACACAGCCAGCACAGTCCCAAAAGGATCGCCTTCCTCTATGACTGCCTTGCCATGGCTGTGGAGACCAGCCTCTTAACACCAAG AATGGTTTGCGTAGCCCTTATAAGCTCTGATACGCTGGAGTGGGAGAGGACACAGTTGTGGGCGTTAACGTTCAAACTGATCCGGAAGATTATTGGTGGAGTGGATTATAAG GGTGTTCGAGACCTATTGAAAGCTGTGTTAGATAAAATCCAAACAATTCCTACCACTGTGAGCTCAGCTATAGTGCAGCAGTTGTTGGCTGCAAGAGAG GTGGTAGAGTACATTTTGGATAGAAATGCATGTCTGTTGCCTGCTTATTTTGCAATAACTGAAATTAGAAAGCTTTATCCAGAAGGCCAGTTGTCACATTGG CTTCTTGGCAGTCTAATATCAGACTTTGTGGATAGTTTTAGGCCTACAGCAAGAATCAACTCAATCTGTG GCCGCTGCAGCTTGCTGCCTGTTGTAAATAACAGTGGTGCCATCTGTAACTCCTGGAAGTTAGACACAACAACTCTGCGCTTTCCTTTGAGAGGCATGCTGCCATATGACAAG GACCTGTTTGAACCACAGACAGGTTTGCTGCGATACGTATTAGAGCAGCCTTATTCAAGGGAGATGGTCTGCAACATGCTAGGTCTCAATAAACAG CATAAGCAGCGCTGTCCCGTGCTGGAGGAGCAGCTGGTCGACCTTGTGGTGTACGCCATGGAGCGGTCCGAAACAGAGGAGCACTTTGACGCGGACATTGGAGGGACCAGTCAGCTGCTATGGCAACATCTCTCCTCCCAACTCATCTTCTTTGTGCTGTTTCAGTTCGCTAGCTTCCCACATATGGTCCTGTCATTGCATCAGAAG CTTGCAGGTAGAGGCCTCATCAAAGGGAGGGATCATCTCATGTGGGTGCTGCTGCAGTTTATATCCGGCAGCATCCAGAAAAACGCCTTAGCTGACTTCTTACCTGTCATGAAGCTGTTTGATCTATTGTATCCTGAAAAAGAG TGCATTCCTGTCCCTGACATCAACAAGCCTCAGTCGACTCATTCTTTTGCAATGACCTGCATTTGGATCCATCTGAATAAAAAGGCTCAGAGCGACAACTCCAAACAACAGATTCCCATCCCACACTCTCTGAAACTACACCATGA GTTCCTCCAGCAGTCCCTGCGAAACAAATCCCTGGGTATGTCCGACTATAAGATTGCTCTTCTGTGTAACGCCTATAGCACTAACTCTGAGTGCTTCACACTGCCGATGGGAGTCCTGGTCGAGACTATCTATGGAAATGCCTCTATGCCTCTCACCCTGCCCGGAACCAAGTGCATGGCATCTGGATCTGTCACCCCATTGCCCATGCACCTGCTGGATTCACTTACTGTTCATGCAAAGATGAG TTTGATTCATAGCATTGCCACACGGGTGATCAAACTGGCCCAGGCAAAGTCAAGTGTGGCCCTGGCCCCTGCACTGGTGGAGACCTACAGCAGACTGTTGGTCTATATGGAGATAGAGTCACTGGGCATCAAAGGATTTATTA GCCAGTTACTTCCTAATGTATTCAAGTCTCACGCCTGGGGCATCCTTCACACTTTACTGGAGATGTTCAGCTACAGAATGCATCACATCCAACCACACTATAGAGTCCAGTTGCTGAGCCACCTCCACAGTTTGGCTGCAGTACCACAGACTAACCAGAACCAACTGCATCTATG tgttgAGAGCACAGCTTTGAGGTTGATCACAGCTCTGGGCAGTTCAGAGGTGCAGCCCCAGTTCACACGCTTCCTCAATGACCCAAAAACTGTCTTGTCCGCTGAGTCCGAGGAGCTGAACCGAGCCCTTATCCTCACTCTGGCCCGGGCGACTCATGTCACTG GGTCCGATTCTATTCATGGAACCTGGTGTAAAGACATTCTGAAAACCATAATGGACTTCACTCCTCACAACTGGGCCTCTCATACTTTGTCCTGCTTCCCTGCTCCACTACag GCTTTCTTCAAACAAAACAACGTGCCCCAGGAGTCCCGTTTCAACTTGAAGAAAAATGTGGAGGAGGAGTACAGGAAGTGGAAGTCCATGGCTAATgagaatgacatcatcacacactTCTCAATGCAGGGGTCCCCTCCGCTGTTCCTGTGTCTGCTGTGGAAGATGCTGCTCGAGACGGACCACATCAACCAGATAGGCTTCAG GGTTCTGGAGCGAATTGGAGCACGTGCACTGGTGGCTCATGTGCGCACCTTTGCAGACTTTCTGGTTTATGAGTTTTCCACTTCGGCTGGAGGACAGCAACTGAACAAGTGCATTGAAATCCTCAACGACATGGTGTGGAAGTACAACATCGTCACCCTGGATAGACTCATCCTCTGCTTG GCGATGCGCAGCCATGAAGGAAATGAAGCCCAGGTCTGTTACTTCATTATACAGCTGCTCCTGCTCAAGCCCAACGACTTCAGGAACCGAGTGAGCGACTTTGTCAAAGAGAACGCTCCAGAGCACTGGCTGCAGAGTGACTGGCACACCAAACACATGAGCTACCACAAG aaataCCCTGAGAAGTTGTACTTTGAGGGCCTTGCAGAACAGGTGAACCCTCCCATGCAGCTGCAGCCTCAGTACCTCCCGATCTACTTTGGAAATGTGTGCCTGCGCTTCTTGCCTGTTTTTGACATCGTCATCCACCGTTTCTTGGAGCTTCTTCCTGTTTCAAAGTCTCTGGAAACTCTACTTGATCATCTGGGAGGCTTGTACAAGTTTCATG ATCGTCCTGTGACATACTTGTACAACACCCTTCACTACTATGAGCGGCATCTGCGAGACCGGACAAACCTGAAGAGAAAGCTGGTTCATGCGATTATGTCTTCTCTAAAA GATAACCGCACCCCTGGTTGGTGCTTAAGTGAGACCTACCTGAAGTTTGGTATGAACCCCAGAGAGGACAATGTGTGGATCCCAGACGACACTTACTACTGCAAACTCATAGGGCGCCTGGTGGACA CGATGGCGGGCAAATCCCCAGGGCCCTTTCCAAACTGTGACTGGAGGTTCAATGAGTTCCCGAACCCCGCGGCCCACGCGCTGCACGTCACCTGTGTGGAGCTGATGGCTTTGGCGGTGCCCGGGAAAGATGTGGGGAACGCGCTGCTCAATGTCGTCCTGAAAAG tcAACCCTCTGTGCCCAGGGAGAACATCACAGCCTGGATGAACGCCATTGGCCTTGTCATCACTGCGCTGCCT GAGCCCTACTGGATTGTTCTTCACGACCgtattgtgtctgtaattaGCTCGCCCGTGCTGACTTCGGAGACAGAGTGGGCGGGCTATCCCTTCGCGCTGCTAGACTTCACAGCCTGCCACCAGAGCTACAGTGAGATGaactgcagttatgtgctggccTTGGCACACGCAGTATGGCACCACTCATCTATTGGACAGTTGTCGCTGATTCCCAA GTTCCTGTCTGAGACTCTAAAGCCCATCGTTAAAACTGAGTTCCAGCTACTCTATGTGTACCATTTGGTGGGTCCATTTCTGCAGCGCTTCCAACAGGAGAGGACACGCTGCATGCTGGAG ATTGGTGTGGCCTTCTATGAGATGCTTCAGGCTGTGGACCAGCACTGCCAGCATCTCAGCTACATGGACCCGATCTGTGACTTCCTCTATCACATTAAATACATGTACACAGGAGACAGTGTGAAGGAGCAG GTGGATCAGATCATCATGACTCTCCGGCCAGCCATGAAACTTCGCCTTCGCTTCATCACCCACAGCAGTAAAGTGGAACCCTCGGCCTCTGCTCCTGCCCCTGCTGCCCCCGTGGCCACCAGCTCTGCCCCTCCggccccctcctccacccctaCCCCCACCTCCTCTGCCCCAACGCAACCCACCCCCTCCGGACTCACATCTACCCCCACAACCGGGTCTCCTTCACCTGCCTCACAGCATACACACACTGCCATGTAG
- the med23 gene encoding mediator of RNA polymerase II transcription subunit 23 isoform X2, with the protein MALSMETQLQSIFEDVVKTEMIEEAFAGMFMDTPEDERTKLISCLGAFRQYWGTLPQESHEQCVQWVVRFIHSQHSPKRIAFLYDCLAMAVETSLLTPRMVCVALISSDTLEWERTQLWALTFKLIRKIIGGVDYKGVRDLLKAVLDKIQTIPTTVSSAIVQQLLAAREVVEYILDRNACLLPAYFAITEIRKLYPEGQLSHWLLGSLISDFVDSFRPTARINSICGRCSLLPVVNNSGAICNSWKLDTTTLRFPLRGMLPYDKDLFEPQTGLLRYVLEQPYSREMVCNMLGLNKQHKQRCPVLEEQLVDLVVYAMERSETEEHFDADIGGTSQLLWQHLSSQLIFFVLFQFASFPHMVLSLHQKLAGRGLIKGRDHLMWVLLQFISGSIQKNALADFLPVMKLFDLLYPEKECIPVPDINKPQSTHSFAMTCIWIHLNKKAQSDNSKQQIPIPHSLKLHHEFLQQSLRNKSLGMSDYKIALLCNAYSTNSECFTLPMGVLVETIYGNASMPLTLPGTKCMASGSVTPLPMHLLDSLTVHAKMSLIHSIATRVIKLAQAKSSVALAPALVETYSRLLVYMEIESLGIKGFISQLLPNVFKSHAWGILHTLLEMFSYRMHHIQPHYRVQLLSHLHSLAAVPQTNQNQLHLCVESTALRLITALGSSEVQPQFTRFLNDPKTVLSAESEELNRALILTLARATHVTDFFTGSDSIHGTWCKDILKTIMDFTPHNWASHTLSCFPAPLQAFFKQNNVPQESRFNLKKNVEEEYRKWKSMANENDIITHFSMQGSPPLFLCLLWKMLLETDHINQIGFRVLERIGARALVAHVRTFADFLVYEFSTSAGGQQLNKCIEILNDMVWKYNIVTLDRLILCLAMRSHEGNEAQVCYFIIQLLLLKPNDFRNRVSDFVKENAPEHWLQSDWHTKHMSYHKKYPEKLYFEGLAEQVNPPMQLQPQYLPIYFGNVCLRFLPVFDIVIHRFLELLPVSKSLETLLDHLGGLYKFHDRPVTYLYNTLHYYERHLRDRTNLKRKLVHAIMSSLKDNRTPGWCLSETYLKFGMNPREDNVWIPDDTYYCKLIGRLVDTMAGKSPGPFPNCDWRFNEFPNPAAHALHVTCVELMALAVPGKDVGNALLNVVLKSQPSVPRENITAWMNAIGLVITALPEPYWIVLHDRIVSVISSPVLTSETEWAGYPFALLDFTACHQSYSEMNCSYVLALAHAVWHHSSIGQLSLIPKFLSETLKPIVKTEFQLLYVYHLVGPFLQRFQQERTRCMLEIGVAFYEMLQAVDQHCQHLSYMDPICDFLYHIKYMYTGDSVKEQVDQIIMTLRPAMKLRLRFITHSSKVEPSASAPAPAAPVATSSAPPAPSSTPTPTSSAPTQPTPSGLTSTPTTGSPSPASQHTHTAM; encoded by the exons ATGGcactctccatggaaacacagctCCAGAGCATTTTTGAAGATGTTGTG AAAACTGAGATGATAGAAGAAGCTTTTGCTGG TATGTTTATGGACACACCAGAGGATGAGAGGACCAAACTCATCAGTTGTCTTGGTGCCTTTCGACAATACTGGGGAACTTTACCACAG GAATCACATGAACAGTGTGTGCAATGGGTTGTGAGGTTTATACACAGCCAGCACAGTCCCAAAAGGATCGCCTTCCTCTATGACTGCCTTGCCATGGCTGTGGAGACCAGCCTCTTAACACCAAG AATGGTTTGCGTAGCCCTTATAAGCTCTGATACGCTGGAGTGGGAGAGGACACAGTTGTGGGCGTTAACGTTCAAACTGATCCGGAAGATTATTGGTGGAGTGGATTATAAG GGTGTTCGAGACCTATTGAAAGCTGTGTTAGATAAAATCCAAACAATTCCTACCACTGTGAGCTCAGCTATAGTGCAGCAGTTGTTGGCTGCAAGAGAG GTGGTAGAGTACATTTTGGATAGAAATGCATGTCTGTTGCCTGCTTATTTTGCAATAACTGAAATTAGAAAGCTTTATCCAGAAGGCCAGTTGTCACATTGG CTTCTTGGCAGTCTAATATCAGACTTTGTGGATAGTTTTAGGCCTACAGCAAGAATCAACTCAATCTGTG GCCGCTGCAGCTTGCTGCCTGTTGTAAATAACAGTGGTGCCATCTGTAACTCCTGGAAGTTAGACACAACAACTCTGCGCTTTCCTTTGAGAGGCATGCTGCCATATGACAAG GACCTGTTTGAACCACAGACAGGTTTGCTGCGATACGTATTAGAGCAGCCTTATTCAAGGGAGATGGTCTGCAACATGCTAGGTCTCAATAAACAG CATAAGCAGCGCTGTCCCGTGCTGGAGGAGCAGCTGGTCGACCTTGTGGTGTACGCCATGGAGCGGTCCGAAACAGAGGAGCACTTTGACGCGGACATTGGAGGGACCAGTCAGCTGCTATGGCAACATCTCTCCTCCCAACTCATCTTCTTTGTGCTGTTTCAGTTCGCTAGCTTCCCACATATGGTCCTGTCATTGCATCAGAAG CTTGCAGGTAGAGGCCTCATCAAAGGGAGGGATCATCTCATGTGGGTGCTGCTGCAGTTTATATCCGGCAGCATCCAGAAAAACGCCTTAGCTGACTTCTTACCTGTCATGAAGCTGTTTGATCTATTGTATCCTGAAAAAGAG TGCATTCCTGTCCCTGACATCAACAAGCCTCAGTCGACTCATTCTTTTGCAATGACCTGCATTTGGATCCATCTGAATAAAAAGGCTCAGAGCGACAACTCCAAACAACAGATTCCCATCCCACACTCTCTGAAACTACACCATGA GTTCCTCCAGCAGTCCCTGCGAAACAAATCCCTGGGTATGTCCGACTATAAGATTGCTCTTCTGTGTAACGCCTATAGCACTAACTCTGAGTGCTTCACACTGCCGATGGGAGTCCTGGTCGAGACTATCTATGGAAATGCCTCTATGCCTCTCACCCTGCCCGGAACCAAGTGCATGGCATCTGGATCTGTCACCCCATTGCCCATGCACCTGCTGGATTCACTTACTGTTCATGCAAAGATGAG TTTGATTCATAGCATTGCCACACGGGTGATCAAACTGGCCCAGGCAAAGTCAAGTGTGGCCCTGGCCCCTGCACTGGTGGAGACCTACAGCAGACTGTTGGTCTATATGGAGATAGAGTCACTGGGCATCAAAGGATTTATTA GCCAGTTACTTCCTAATGTATTCAAGTCTCACGCCTGGGGCATCCTTCACACTTTACTGGAGATGTTCAGCTACAGAATGCATCACATCCAACCACACTATAGAGTCCAGTTGCTGAGCCACCTCCACAGTTTGGCTGCAGTACCACAGACTAACCAGAACCAACTGCATCTATG tgttgAGAGCACAGCTTTGAGGTTGATCACAGCTCTGGGCAGTTCAGAGGTGCAGCCCCAGTTCACACGCTTCCTCAATGACCCAAAAACTGTCTTGTCCGCTGAGTCCGAGGAGCTGAACCGAGCCCTTATCCTCACTCTGGCCCGGGCGACTCATGTCACTG ACTTTTTCACAGGGTCCGATTCTATTCATGGAACCTGGTGTAAAGACATTCTGAAAACCATAATGGACTTCACTCCTCACAACTGGGCCTCTCATACTTTGTCCTGCTTCCCTGCTCCACTACag GCTTTCTTCAAACAAAACAACGTGCCCCAGGAGTCCCGTTTCAACTTGAAGAAAAATGTGGAGGAGGAGTACAGGAAGTGGAAGTCCATGGCTAATgagaatgacatcatcacacactTCTCAATGCAGGGGTCCCCTCCGCTGTTCCTGTGTCTGCTGTGGAAGATGCTGCTCGAGACGGACCACATCAACCAGATAGGCTTCAG GGTTCTGGAGCGAATTGGAGCACGTGCACTGGTGGCTCATGTGCGCACCTTTGCAGACTTTCTGGTTTATGAGTTTTCCACTTCGGCTGGAGGACAGCAACTGAACAAGTGCATTGAAATCCTCAACGACATGGTGTGGAAGTACAACATCGTCACCCTGGATAGACTCATCCTCTGCTTG GCGATGCGCAGCCATGAAGGAAATGAAGCCCAGGTCTGTTACTTCATTATACAGCTGCTCCTGCTCAAGCCCAACGACTTCAGGAACCGAGTGAGCGACTTTGTCAAAGAGAACGCTCCAGAGCACTGGCTGCAGAGTGACTGGCACACCAAACACATGAGCTACCACAAG aaataCCCTGAGAAGTTGTACTTTGAGGGCCTTGCAGAACAGGTGAACCCTCCCATGCAGCTGCAGCCTCAGTACCTCCCGATCTACTTTGGAAATGTGTGCCTGCGCTTCTTGCCTGTTTTTGACATCGTCATCCACCGTTTCTTGGAGCTTCTTCCTGTTTCAAAGTCTCTGGAAACTCTACTTGATCATCTGGGAGGCTTGTACAAGTTTCATG ATCGTCCTGTGACATACTTGTACAACACCCTTCACTACTATGAGCGGCATCTGCGAGACCGGACAAACCTGAAGAGAAAGCTGGTTCATGCGATTATGTCTTCTCTAAAA GATAACCGCACCCCTGGTTGGTGCTTAAGTGAGACCTACCTGAAGTTTGGTATGAACCCCAGAGAGGACAATGTGTGGATCCCAGACGACACTTACTACTGCAAACTCATAGGGCGCCTGGTGGACA CGATGGCGGGCAAATCCCCAGGGCCCTTTCCAAACTGTGACTGGAGGTTCAATGAGTTCCCGAACCCCGCGGCCCACGCGCTGCACGTCACCTGTGTGGAGCTGATGGCTTTGGCGGTGCCCGGGAAAGATGTGGGGAACGCGCTGCTCAATGTCGTCCTGAAAAG tcAACCCTCTGTGCCCAGGGAGAACATCACAGCCTGGATGAACGCCATTGGCCTTGTCATCACTGCGCTGCCT GAGCCCTACTGGATTGTTCTTCACGACCgtattgtgtctgtaattaGCTCGCCCGTGCTGACTTCGGAGACAGAGTGGGCGGGCTATCCCTTCGCGCTGCTAGACTTCACAGCCTGCCACCAGAGCTACAGTGAGATGaactgcagttatgtgctggccTTGGCACACGCAGTATGGCACCACTCATCTATTGGACAGTTGTCGCTGATTCCCAA GTTCCTGTCTGAGACTCTAAAGCCCATCGTTAAAACTGAGTTCCAGCTACTCTATGTGTACCATTTGGTGGGTCCATTTCTGCAGCGCTTCCAACAGGAGAGGACACGCTGCATGCTGGAG ATTGGTGTGGCCTTCTATGAGATGCTTCAGGCTGTGGACCAGCACTGCCAGCATCTCAGCTACATGGACCCGATCTGTGACTTCCTCTATCACATTAAATACATGTACACAGGAGACAGTGTGAAGGAGCAG GTGGATCAGATCATCATGACTCTCCGGCCAGCCATGAAACTTCGCCTTCGCTTCATCACCCACAGCAGTAAAGTGGAACCCTCGGCCTCTGCTCCTGCCCCTGCTGCCCCCGTGGCCACCAGCTCTGCCCCTCCggccccctcctccacccctaCCCCCACCTCCTCTGCCCCAACGCAACCCACCCCCTCCGGACTCACATCTACCCCCACAACCGGGTCTCCTTCACCTGCCTCACAGCATACACACACTGCCATGTAG